The Flavobacteriales bacterium genome includes a region encoding these proteins:
- a CDS encoding carboxylesterase family protein gives MNSKKIFVSAFVVVFINVLASAQNYIDTIYSIKTETDIEYGKMVDFAGTERSLKLDISYPTNDTAPICGRPLMVIVHGGAWMAGHKAEGYPPTMREHFAKRGYTTASVDYRLGLFHTEKLVNCNIPNWNCFNTTDSSEWYRANYRGIQDVYGAIRYLVQNAKKYQIDANQVFLVGESAGGFVAMGVGFIDDSTEILTSLIANLGNAPKPNKLYESPCLKTVGLAVSVDSMVLSRPNLGDLKGTLNYSTTPFTIKAVGNFYGGVFNNIFESHGSKSPDLYTYHQPCDLIVPYNHQRLLAGYVSCMQGFPANCGNIINRPWAYGSAGFTALIDTLKKQSKPTCNYFFDKTTNNYNCLQQTNTACHAIDNFSLRTENMAKFFAQRIDSCNISGIAKMPLTNAIHIQPNPTNAVVSVIFSEEIASAKISIFDVHGLKIKEMDFRNLKQTDVDLSAFSDGFYFFKFELNNEYFVSKPILKSDDRN, from the coding sequence ATGAATTCAAAGAAAATTTTTGTATCAGCATTTGTTGTAGTTTTTATAAACGTACTGGCCTCTGCTCAAAATTACATTGATACAATCTATTCAATAAAAACTGAAACTGACATTGAATATGGCAAAATGGTCGATTTTGCGGGCACTGAACGTTCGCTGAAATTAGATATTTCATACCCAACAAATGATACCGCCCCGATTTGTGGACGACCGCTTATGGTTATTGTGCATGGCGGGGCCTGGATGGCCGGACACAAAGCAGAAGGCTACCCACCTACAATGCGTGAACATTTTGCCAAACGCGGCTACACCACTGCATCTGTTGACTATAGATTGGGGTTATTTCATACCGAAAAATTGGTAAACTGCAATATCCCGAATTGGAACTGTTTTAATACTACCGACTCCAGCGAGTGGTATCGGGCAAACTACCGAGGCATCCAAGATGTGTATGGTGCCATTCGGTATTTGGTGCAAAATGCAAAAAAATATCAAATAGATGCCAATCAGGTATTTTTAGTAGGCGAAAGTGCCGGAGGTTTTGTGGCAATGGGCGTTGGATTTATCGATGACTCTACCGAAATTTTGACCAGCCTTATTGCAAATTTGGGCAATGCCCCAAAGCCCAATAAGTTGTATGAATCTCCCTGCCTAAAAACCGTTGGCCTCGCTGTTTCTGTTGATTCGATGGTGCTTTCTCGACCCAACTTGGGTGATTTAAAAGGTACGCTCAACTACTCAACAACACCTTTCACCATCAAAGCGGTCGGTAATTTTTACGGAGGTGTTTTCAACAATATCTTTGAATCGCACGGTTCAAAATCGCCGGATTTATACACCTACCACCAACCCTGCGATTTGATTGTGCCATACAACCATCAACGACTTTTGGCCGGATATGTATCGTGCATGCAAGGTTTTCCGGCAAATTGCGGAAATATAATTAACAGACCGTGGGCGTATGGAAGTGCCGGATTTACGGCACTTATCGATACTCTCAAAAAACAGTCAAAACCAACATGCAACTATTTTTTTGACAAAACCACCAATAATTATAACTGTTTGCAACAAACCAACACTGCCTGTCACGCCATCGACAACTTCTCGCTTAGAACAGAAAATATGGCTAAATTTTTTGCCCAACGGATAGATTCTTGTAACATTTCGGGTATTGCAAAAATGCCCCTAACAAATGCTATTCATATACAACCAAACCCAACCAATGCCGTAGTTTCAGTCATTTTTTCAGAAGAAATTGCATCGGCCAAAATTTCTATTTTTGATGTACATGGTTTGAAAATTAAAGAAATGGATTTTAGAAATTTAAAACAAACGGACGTTGATTTATCGGCATTTTCGGATGGATTTTATTTTTTTAAGTTCGAATTGAATAATGAATATTTCGTGTCAAAACCTATATTGAAATCGGATGACAGAAATTGA
- the groL gene encoding chaperonin GroEL (60 kDa chaperone family; promotes refolding of misfolded polypeptides especially under stressful conditions; forms two stacked rings of heptamers to form a barrel-shaped 14mer; ends can be capped by GroES; misfolded proteins enter the barrel where they are refolded when GroES binds) produces the protein MAKQIHFNVDARDGLRRGVDALANAVKVTLGPKGRNVVIDKKFGSPTVTKDGVSVAKEIDLKNPIENMGAQMVKEVASKTADIAGDGTTTATVLAQAIVSAGLKNVAAGANPMDLKRGIDKAVTAVIANLKSQSQTVGDDFKKIEQVASISANNDEVIGALIANAMQKVGKDGVITVEEAKGTETEVKTVEGMQFDRGYLSPYFVTNAEKMEAELDNPFILIYDKKVSTMKEMLPVLEQTAQTGKPLLIIAEDVESEALATLVVNKIRGSLKVAAVKAPGFGDRRKAMLQDIAVLTGGTVISEEQGQKLEDATLHHLGTCEKVVIDKENTTIVNGAGQKADINGRIGQIKAEIEISTSDYDKEKLQERLAKLSGGVAVLYIGAASEVEMKEKKDRVDDALHATRAAVEEGIVAGGGVAYVRAIEALADLKGENDDQSTGIQIIRRAVEEPLRQIVHNAGGEGSVVIQKVKEGKGDFGYNARTEQYENLIGAGVIDPTKVSRVALENAASVASMLLTTDCIIADEPEDEKPHGMPDMGGMGGMGGMM, from the coding sequence ATGGCAAAACAAATTCATTTTAATGTAGATGCTCGCGATGGTTTAAGAAGAGGTGTTGATGCCTTGGCCAATGCGGTAAAAGTAACGTTGGGTCCAAAAGGAAGAAACGTTGTTATAGACAAAAAATTCGGTTCACCCACCGTTACGAAAGACGGTGTGAGTGTTGCCAAAGAAATAGACCTTAAAAACCCCATTGAAAATATGGGTGCACAAATGGTAAAAGAAGTTGCCAGCAAAACGGCTGATATTGCCGGAGACGGAACAACTACTGCCACCGTTTTGGCTCAAGCCATTGTAAGTGCAGGATTAAAAAATGTGGCCGCCGGAGCCAACCCCATGGATTTGAAACGAGGAATTGACAAAGCGGTTACCGCTGTTATTGCCAATTTGAAATCTCAATCGCAAACCGTTGGAGATGATTTTAAGAAAATTGAACAAGTTGCTTCAATTTCTGCTAACAACGACGAAGTAATTGGTGCCTTGATTGCCAATGCTATGCAAAAAGTAGGTAAAGACGGGGTAATAACTGTTGAAGAGGCAAAAGGTACAGAAACTGAGGTAAAAACAGTGGAAGGTATGCAATTTGACAGAGGCTATCTAAGTCCATACTTTGTAACCAATGCTGAAAAAATGGAAGCCGAGTTGGACAATCCATTCATTTTGATTTACGACAAAAAAGTAAGTACAATGAAAGAAATGCTTCCAGTGCTTGAGCAAACTGCTCAAACAGGAAAGCCATTGTTGATTATTGCAGAAGATGTAGAAAGTGAAGCTCTTGCTACATTGGTTGTAAACAAAATAAGAGGCTCGCTCAAAGTTGCAGCTGTTAAAGCTCCAGGCTTTGGCGACCGAAGAAAAGCCATGTTGCAAGATATTGCCGTATTAACAGGTGGTACAGTTATTTCGGAAGAACAAGGTCAAAAGTTGGAAGATGCTACTTTGCACCACCTCGGAACTTGCGAAAAAGTGGTTATTGACAAAGAAAACACCACCATTGTAAATGGTGCCGGACAAAAAGCCGACATCAATGGTAGAATTGGTCAAATCAAAGCTGAAATTGAAATCTCTACCAGCGATTACGACAAAGAAAAACTTCAAGAACGTTTGGCCAAATTGAGCGGCGGTGTTGCCGTTCTATACATTGGTGCTGCCTCTGAGGTGGAAATGAAAGAGAAAAAAGACCGTGTTGACGATGCCTTGCACGCCACAAGAGCGGCCGTAGAAGAAGGCATTGTTGCCGGTGGCGGTGTAGCCTATGTTCGTGCAATCGAGGCTTTGGCTGATTTGAAAGGAGAAAACGACGACCAAAGTACAGGTATTCAAATTATTAGAAGAGCTGTAGAAGAGCCATTGCGTCAAATTGTACACAATGCGGGTGGCGAAGGTTCGGTAGTTATACAAAAAGTAAAAGAAGGTAAAGGCGACTTTGGATACAATGCCCGCACCGAGCAATACGAAAACTTGATTGGTGCAGGCGTAATTGACCCAACAAAAGTGAGCCGTGTGGCATTAGAAAATGCAGCTTCAGTGGCCAGTATGTTGTTGACCACCGATTGCATTATTGCTGACGAACCGGAAGACGAAAAACCTCATGGAATGCCAGACATGGGCGGCATGGGTGGAATGGGCGGCATGATGTAA
- a CDS encoding co-chaperone GroES encodes MKIQPLADRVLVEPAAAEEKTAGGIYIPDTAKEKPQKGTVVAVGPGKKDEPTTVKVGDLVLYGKYSGTELQVEGKDYLMMRESDILAIV; translated from the coding sequence ATGAAAATTCAACCATTAGCAGACAGAGTTTTGGTAGAACCTGCGGCGGCAGAAGAAAAAACAGCGGGCGGAATTTATATTCCTGACACCGCAAAGGAGAAGCCTCAAAAAGGCACGGTTGTGGCCGTTGGCCCCGGAAAAAAAGATGAACCAACGACTGTAAAGGTTGGTGATTTGGTGCTTTATGGAAAATATTCAGGCACAGAACTTCAGGTAGAAGGAAAAGACTATTTGATGATGCGGGAATCAGACATCCTTGCAATTGTTTAA
- the secG gene encoding preprotein translocase subunit SecG, with amino-acid sequence MYNLIVILAIIVSIALIFIVLIQKPKGGGISSNFSAANQIMGVKKTNDFVEKATWGLAIALLFLTLVSNLVVPGTKSSDVEKSGVEDVNLDIPNIPNTAPEPNNAQNGNNGDVPVGTP; translated from the coding sequence ATGTATAATCTCATCGTAATATTGGCCATCATTGTAAGTATCGCACTTATTTTTATTGTTTTAATTCAAAAACCAAAAGGTGGCGGTATTTCTTCTAACTTTTCGGCTGCCAACCAAATTATGGGAGTTAAAAAAACCAACGATTTTGTTGAAAAAGCTACTTGGGGTTTAGCCATTGCTCTTTTGTTTTTGACTTTGGTAAGCAACTTGGTTGTTCCCGGAACCAAATCAAGCGATGTTGAAAAATCGGGTGTTGAGGATGTAAACTTGGATATTCCTAACATTCCTAATACGGCACCTGAACCAAACAATGCCCAAAATGGTAACAACGGTGATGTACCTGTTGGAACCCCATAA